AACCGCCACCATCTGCAAAGCGTTGGTCAGATCCACGACATCGCAGTCCAGGGCCTGCAGGACCCTTTCGGTGGTGTCCAGGCTCGGGCGATGCTTTCCCGTCTCGTAGGCACTTAACATGGCGGGGGTGATGCCCGCGGTCTGCGCTACTTCTCGTTGCTTCTGCACTCGCTGGGTTCTCAACCAACGAAGGGCCGCACCGATATTTCTGAAGTCCATAGAC
This Acidobacteriota bacterium DNA region includes the following protein-coding sequences:
- a CDS encoding helix-turn-helix transcriptional regulator, with the protein product MDFRNIGAALRWLRTQRVQKQREVAQTAGITPAMLSAYETGKHRPSLDTTERVLQALDCDVVDLTNALQMVAVSQRSVGRDAEDRKSKQVLPTLELQTRFRDMVRQVLDGSGITPEEEEVLVSMLPGLLQLIRHLKS